In Juglans regia cultivar Chandler chromosome 13, Walnut 2.0, whole genome shotgun sequence, the following proteins share a genomic window:
- the LOC109003180 gene encoding REF/SRPP-like protein At1g67360 isoform X2, with translation MASDTETETKNQRLKHLGFVRMAAIHTLVCASNLYDYAKQNSGSLRSTVGTVEGAVTTVVGPVYDKLKGVPDDLLVFLDKKIDETSQKFDEHAPPLAKRVVSKAHGLIQKASEKAQKLAKEAQIGGPRAAVHYAASEYKQFILSQSVKMWIGLNQFPPLHAVARKAGPAAAHLSDKYNHVVKDMTQKGYPIFGYLPLVPLEEISKAVKQDGYGEKAAAAAEHKSDSSDSD, from the exons ATGGCCTCT GATACGGAGACCGAGACAAAGAATCAGCGACTGAAGCACCTAGGGTTCGTGAGGATGGCGGCAATTCACACCCTGGTGTGCGCGTCGAATCTTTACGATTACGCGAAGCAGAACTCGGGGTCTCTGCGATCCACCGTCGGCACTGTAGAGGGTGCCGTGACCACCGTTGTGGGCCCGGTTTACGATAAACTCAAGGGCGTGCCCGATGATCTCCTTGTTTTTCTTGATAAGAAG ATAGATGAAACTTCACAGAAGTTCGATGAGCATGCTCCACCTTTGGCGAAGCGGGTTGTGAGCAAAGCTCACGGTTTAATTCAGAAGGCATCTGAAAAGGCTCAAAAACTGGCAAAGGAGGCTCAAATTGGTGGTCCTCGTGCTGCTGTGCACTATGCTGCTTCAGAGTACAAGCAGTTTATTCTGTCGCAAAGTGTGAAGATGTGGATTGGACTGAACCAGTTTCCACCATTGCACGCGGTGGCTAGGAAGGCTGGGCCTGCGGCTGCTCATTTGTCAGATAAGTACAATCACGTGGTGAAGGACATGACTCAGAAGGGCTACCCTATCTTTGGGTATTTGCCTTTAGTTCCTCTCGAGGAGATATCCAAGGCAGTTAAGCAGGATGGGTATGGAGAgaaagcagcagcagcagcagaacataaatcagaCTCTTCTGATTCGGATTAA
- the LOC109003178 gene encoding meiosis-specific protein ASY1, which translates to MVVAQKVKEAEITEQDSLLLTRNLLRIAIFNITYIRGLFPEKYFNDKSVPALEMKIKKLMPMDAESRRLIDWMEKGVYDALQKQYLKTLLFCVCETVDGPMIEEYAFSFSYSNSDSQEVSMTLNRTGNKKQGGTFKCTSTTEITPNQMRSSACKMVRTLVQLMRTLDRMPEERTILMKLLYYDDATPADYEPPFFRGCTEEEAHNPWTKNPLKMEVGNVNSKHLVLALKVKSVLDPCEDENEDIQDDEVSLGADSVLKDDYSDSDSEVNHSDGDQYIVAPVDKHQQENNNGTVDEDDTQDPEEDENQLARVKDWINCRHVDTVGLTDVLSNFPDISVVLSEEIMEKLVKDGVLSKTGRDSYAINKQRDSSYEFTMVKEEIDGQVVPVGGKIPQVEDHMYMKALYHALPMKYITVSKLQSKLEGEANQAAVRKIINKMTIDGFVEAKGNRRLGKRVIHSETTKKKLLEVNKVFNTTAMEVDTNEPHNKSNHVEFQAIGNNDKDMSTCGVLHSIGSDLTRMRVRSDLNENGPIRSEQTISKRKEHGNTPTSRVQEPVASRESFVPGYETGRLNGNTNLCDEVDAVICSRPSQDKRSRKTSMVKEPIVQDVKRQKSQAS; encoded by the exons ATG GTTGTGGCGCAGAAAGTGAAGGAAGCTGAAATCACCGAGCAGGATTCGCTTCTTCTG ACGAGGAACCTGCTCCGCATTGCTATATTCAATATTACCTACATCAGAGGCCTATTTCCAGAGAAGTACTTCAATGATAAGTCTGTTCCCGCTTTGG AGATGAAGATCAAAAAGCTCATGCCGATGGATGCAGAGTCTCGCCGACTGATTGATTGGATGGAGAAAG GTGTATACGATGCATTGCAGAAGCAGTATCTGAAAACGCTTTTGTTCTGCGTTTGTGAGACCGTAGACGGACCAATGATTGAGGAATATGCAT TTTCTTTCAGTTACTCCAATTCTGATAGCCAGGAGGTTTCAATGACTCTCAATCGCACTGGAAACAAGAAACAGGGTGGAACATTCAAGTGCACCTCCACGACCGAGATTACTCCAAATCAGATGAG GAGTTCTGCTTGTAAAATGGTTCGGACACTGGTTCAGTTGATGAGAACTCTGGATAGGATGCCTGAAGAG CGTACGATTCTCATGAAACTGCTCTACTATGATGATGCGAct CCTGCGGATTATGAGCCTCCATTCTTCAGAGGCTGCACGGAAGAAGAAGCTCATAATCCATGGACCAAAAACCCTTTGAAAATGGAGGTTGGGAATGTGAATAGCAAACATCTCGTATTGGCTCTCAAG GTAAAGAGTGTGCTCGATCCCTGTGAggatgaaaatgaagatattcAAGATGATGAAGTGAGCCTAGGAGctgattctgttctgaaggATGACTACTCTGATTCTGACAGCGAG GTTAACCATTCAGATGGAGATCAATATATAGTTGCACCAGTCG ATAAACATCAACAGGAAAATAACAATGGCACCGTTGATGAAG ATGATACTCAGGATCCAGAGGAAGATGAAAACCAACTGGCCCGAGTTAAGGACTGGATCAACTGTCGTCACGTCGATACTGTTGGGCTTACTGATGTTCTCTCAAATTTTCCGGACATCTCCGTG GTTTTGAGCGAAG AAATCATGGAAAAGCTTGTTAAGGATGGTGTTCTATCTAAAACTGGAAGGGACAGTTATGCCATTAACAAGCAAAGG GACTCTAGTTACGAGTTCACAATGGTGAAGGAAGAAATAGATGGGCAAGTAGTTCCTGTTGGTGGCAAAATCCCCCAGGTCGAAGATCACATGTATATGAAg GCTTTGTATCATGCTCTTCCGATGAAATACATAACCGTTTCGAAGCTTCAGAGCAAGCTCGAAGGAGAAGCCAACCAGGCCGCTGTTCgcaaaataatcaataaaatgaCTATAGATGGTTTTGTTGAAGCCAAAGGCAACCGAAGGCTAG GCAAGCGCGTGATCCATTCTGAAACGACTAAGAAAAAGCTGCTAGAAGTCAACAAAGTCTTCAACACTACGGCAATG GAAGTTGATACTAACGAACCACATAACAAGTCCAACCATGTAGAGTTCCAGGCTATAG GGAATAACGACAAGGACATGTCCACTTGTGGTGTCCTACACTCCATCGGATCAGATCTCACCCGCATGAGAGTGAGATCTGACTTAAATGAGAATGGCCCGATCCGGAGCGAGCAGACAATTTCAAAGAGAAAGGAGCATGGAAACACCCCCACAAGTAGGGTCCAGGAG CCAGTAGCTTCAAGAGAAAGTTTTGTGCCAGGGTACGAGACTGGAAGACTAAACGGAAACACAAATTTGTGTGATGAAGTTGATGCGGTTATCTGCAGTAGGCCCAGTCAAGACAAGCGATCCAGAAAAACAAGCATG gTGAAGGAGCCTATTGTCCAGGATGTGAAGCGCCAAAAATCTCAGGCTTCCTGA
- the LOC109003181 gene encoding uncharacterized protein LOC109003181, with amino-acid sequence MGFIMEFAENLVLRLMEDPKERDRKFREHVYAVKDRCNKTKEMWSYPLRPYGFWTFDRHNSQLKWDAQISQVPGRRDPYDDLLQHSHDTPK; translated from the coding sequence ATGGGATTTATAATGGAGTTTGCAGAGAATTTGGTACTAAGGTTAATGGAGGACCCTAAGGAGAGGGATAGGAAGTTCAGGGAGCACGTGTATGCAGTTAAGGATCGGTGTAACAAGACCAAGGAGATGTGGAGCTATCCTCTCCGTCCCTACGGTTTCTGGACCTTCGATCGCCACAACTCTCAGCTGAAGTGGGATGCTCAGATTAGCCAGGTGCCTGGCCGAAGGGACCCCTATGATGACCTCCTTCAGCACAGCCATGATACCCCGAAATGA
- the LOC109003180 gene encoding REF/SRPP-like protein At1g67360 isoform X1, with translation MASQDTETETKNQRLKHLGFVRMAAIHTLVCASNLYDYAKQNSGSLRSTVGTVEGAVTTVVGPVYDKLKGVPDDLLVFLDKKIDETSQKFDEHAPPLAKRVVSKAHGLIQKASEKAQKLAKEAQIGGPRAAVHYAASEYKQFILSQSVKMWIGLNQFPPLHAVARKAGPAAAHLSDKYNHVVKDMTQKGYPIFGYLPLVPLEEISKAVKQDGYGEKAAAAAEHKSDSSDSD, from the exons ATGGCCTCT CAGGATACGGAGACCGAGACAAAGAATCAGCGACTGAAGCACCTAGGGTTCGTGAGGATGGCGGCAATTCACACCCTGGTGTGCGCGTCGAATCTTTACGATTACGCGAAGCAGAACTCGGGGTCTCTGCGATCCACCGTCGGCACTGTAGAGGGTGCCGTGACCACCGTTGTGGGCCCGGTTTACGATAAACTCAAGGGCGTGCCCGATGATCTCCTTGTTTTTCTTGATAAGAAG ATAGATGAAACTTCACAGAAGTTCGATGAGCATGCTCCACCTTTGGCGAAGCGGGTTGTGAGCAAAGCTCACGGTTTAATTCAGAAGGCATCTGAAAAGGCTCAAAAACTGGCAAAGGAGGCTCAAATTGGTGGTCCTCGTGCTGCTGTGCACTATGCTGCTTCAGAGTACAAGCAGTTTATTCTGTCGCAAAGTGTGAAGATGTGGATTGGACTGAACCAGTTTCCACCATTGCACGCGGTGGCTAGGAAGGCTGGGCCTGCGGCTGCTCATTTGTCAGATAAGTACAATCACGTGGTGAAGGACATGACTCAGAAGGGCTACCCTATCTTTGGGTATTTGCCTTTAGTTCCTCTCGAGGAGATATCCAAGGCAGTTAAGCAGGATGGGTATGGAGAgaaagcagcagcagcagcagaacataaatcagaCTCTTCTGATTCGGATTAA